A region of Vanessa cardui chromosome 1, ilVanCard2.1, whole genome shotgun sequence DNA encodes the following proteins:
- the LOC124529798 gene encoding cilia- and flagella-associated protein 20, producing MFKNTFQSGFLSILYSIGSKPLQIWDKKVRNGHIKRITDNDIQSLVLEIVGTNVSTTYITCPADPKKTLGIKLPFLVMIIKNLKKYFTFEVQVLDDKNVRRRFRASNYQSTTRVKPFICTMPMRLDEGWNQIQFNLADFTRRAYGTNYVETLRVQIHANCRIRRVYFSDRLYSEDELPAEFKLFLPIQNKAKTAIAT from the exons atgtttaaaaacacTTTTCAGTCCGGCTTTTTGTCAATTCTTTACAGTATAGGTAGCAAACCTTTGCAAATTTGGGACAAAAAAGTTCGAAATGGGCACATAAAACGAATAACGGACAACGATATACAGAGCTTAGTATTAGAAATAGTTGGGACCAATGTCAGCACTACGTATATTACTTGTCCTGCCGATCCAAAGAAAACTCTTGGCATCAAACTGCCTTTTTTGGTTATGATTATCAAAAACCtcaagaaatattttacatttgagGTTCAG GTTTTAGATGACAAAAATGTGCGCAGGAGATTCCGAGCAAGTAATTACCAATCAACAACTCGTGTGAAGCCATTCATTTGTACCATGCCTATGCGTTTAGATGAGGGCTGgaatcaaatacaatttaatctGGCTGATTTTACAAGGAGAGCATATGGTACCAACTATGTTGAGACTCTTAGAGTCCAAATTCATGCCAACTGTCGTATAAGAAGGGTCTACTTCTCAGATAGATTATATTCAGAGGACGAATTACCAGCAGAATTTAAACTCTTCCTTCCTATTCAGAATAAGGCAAAAACAGCAATTGCTACATGA
- the LOC124538710 gene encoding serine/threonine-protein kinase 3 isoform X1 codes for MDEEGRLVFWKGGMWEGGAPTLSCNTCKKRRSERMDANERPQGELKKLSEESLTRQPEEVFDIICKLGEGSYGSVYKALHKESGQVLAIKQVPVDTDLQEIIKEISIMQQCDSPYVVKYYGSYFKNTDLWIVMEYCGAGSVSDIMRLRKKTLSEDEIATILCDTLKGLEYLHRRRKIHRDIKAGNILLNTEGHAKLADFGVAGQLTDTMAKRNTVIGTPFWMAPEVIQEIGYDCVADIWSLGITALEMAEGKPPYGDIHPMRAIFMIPTKPPPSFREPDQWSPEFIDFVSQCLIKNPEERATAEFLLAHEFIGNAKQASILSSMIAEAREIRETQAFRAATQAPAKPAAPGGDDYSEATMKARSSREATLVPRDASLELAADLGTMVINDHDLATMKRHDTDPMDTNRPKYRPLFLEHFEKKEVNHLGMAATNGTLTGPLRLSDEERAAPAEGAPLQRALLDDGNFEFVSQLHVVTLLALRPPVVPVGGRAGGVHGAPGRRDGGGDRAPAPALRAQAPPHPRRHLAQAQATAELLAATL; via the exons ATGGACGAGGAGGGTAGGCTCGTGTTTTGGAAGGGTGGCATGTGGGAAGGGGGTGCCCCGACCCTCAGTTGTAATACCTGTAAGAAGAGACGCTCTGAAAGAATGGACGCCAACGAACGCCCTCAGGG CGAGCTAAAGAAACTATCAGAGGAGAGTCTGACGCGGCAGCCTGAAGAGGTCTTTGACATAATCTGCAAACTTGGAGAAGGATCATATGGCAGCGTTTATAAG GCGCTACACAAAGAGAGCGGGCAGGTGCTGGCCATCAAGCAGGTGCCCGTCGACACGGACCTGCAGGAGATCATCAAGGAGATCTCGATCATGCAGCAGTGCGACAGCCCCTACGTCGTCAAATACTATGGCAGTTACTTCAAGAACACGGACTTGTGG ATAGTAATGGAATATTGCGGCGCGGGTTCCGTGTCCGACATAATGCGGCTGCGGAAGAAGACGCTCTCCGAAGACGAGATAGCGACCATCCTGTGCGACACGCTCAAGGGCCTGGAGTACTTGCACCGGAGACGGAAGATCCACAGGGACATCAAGGCGGGGAACATATTGCTCAATACCGAAGGTCACGCTAAATTGGCTGATTTCGGAGTCGCTGGACAGTTGACG GACACGATGGCAAAACGGAATACAGTTATTGGCACGCCATTCTGGATGGCGCCGGAAGTGATCCAAGAGATCGGCTACGACTGCGTCGCGGACATCTGGTCGCTCGGCATCACGGCCCTGGAGATGGCGGAAGGCAAGCCGCCCTACGGAGACATACACCCGATGAGGGCGATATTTATGATCCCCACTAAACCTCCGCCGTCCTTTAG GGAGCCGGACCAGTGGTCGCCCGAGTTCATCGACTTCGTCAGCCAGTGCCTCATCAAGAATCCCGAGGAGCGAGCCACGGCTGAGTTTCTGTTGGCACACGAGTTTATAG gCAACGCGAAGCAGGCCAGCATCCTGAGCAGCATGATCGCGGAGGCGCGCGAGATCCGCGAGACGCAGGCCTTCCGCGCCGCCACGCAGGCGCCCGCCAAGCCCGCAGCGCCC GGTGGAGACGACTACAGCGAGGCTACGATGAAGGCTCGCTCGTCCAGAGAAGCCACCCTAGTGCCCAGAGACGCGTCGCTGGAACTGGCCGCTGACCTGGGCACTATGGTCATCAACGACCACGACCTTGCAACCATGAAAC gCCACGATACAGACCCCATGGATACAAACAGGCCGAAGTACAGACCGCTGTTCTTGGAGCATTTTGAAAAGAAGGAGGTCAATCACCTCGGCATGGCCGCCACCAACGGCACCCTCACCGGACCTCTCAGGCTGTCGGACGAAGAGAG GGCGGCGCCGGCGGAGGGCGCGCCGCTGCAGCGCGCGCTGCTGGACGACGGGAACTTCGAATTCGTAAGTCAACTGCACGTCGTCACTCTGCTCGCGCTGCGGCCCC CTGTCGTTCCTGTCGGAGGGCGAGCTGGAGGCGTGCATGGCGCGCCTGGACGCCGAGATGGAGGCGGAGATCGAGCGCCTGCACCAGCGCTACGAGCGCAAGCGCCGCCCCATCCTCGACGCCATCTCGCTCAAGCGCAAGCGACAGCAGAACTTCTAGCCGCCACGCTGTGA
- the LOC124538710 gene encoding serine/threonine-protein kinase 3 isoform X2, with the protein MDEEGRLVFWKGGMWEGGAPTLSCNTCKKRRSERMDANERPQGELKKLSEESLTRQPEEVFDIICKLGEGSYGSVYKALHKESGQVLAIKQVPVDTDLQEIIKEISIMQQCDSPYVVKYYGSYFKNTDLWIVMEYCGAGSVSDIMRLRKKTLSEDEIATILCDTLKGLEYLHRRRKIHRDIKAGNILLNTEGHAKLADFGVAGQLTDTMAKRNTVIGTPFWMAPEVIQEIGYDCVADIWSLGITALEMAEGKPPYGDIHPMRAIFMIPTKPPPSFREPDQWSPEFIDFVSQCLIKNPEERATAEFLLAHEFIGNAKQASILSSMIAEAREIRETQAFRAATQAPAKPAAPGGDDYSEATMKARSSREATLVPRDASLELAADLGTMVINDHDLATMKRHDTDPMDTNRPKYRPLFLEHFEKKEVNHLGMAATNGTLTGPLRLSDEERAAPAEGAPLQRALLDDGNFEFLSFLSEGELEACMARLDAEMEAEIERLHQRYERKRRPILDAISLKRKRQQNF; encoded by the exons ATGGACGAGGAGGGTAGGCTCGTGTTTTGGAAGGGTGGCATGTGGGAAGGGGGTGCCCCGACCCTCAGTTGTAATACCTGTAAGAAGAGACGCTCTGAAAGAATGGACGCCAACGAACGCCCTCAGGG CGAGCTAAAGAAACTATCAGAGGAGAGTCTGACGCGGCAGCCTGAAGAGGTCTTTGACATAATCTGCAAACTTGGAGAAGGATCATATGGCAGCGTTTATAAG GCGCTACACAAAGAGAGCGGGCAGGTGCTGGCCATCAAGCAGGTGCCCGTCGACACGGACCTGCAGGAGATCATCAAGGAGATCTCGATCATGCAGCAGTGCGACAGCCCCTACGTCGTCAAATACTATGGCAGTTACTTCAAGAACACGGACTTGTGG ATAGTAATGGAATATTGCGGCGCGGGTTCCGTGTCCGACATAATGCGGCTGCGGAAGAAGACGCTCTCCGAAGACGAGATAGCGACCATCCTGTGCGACACGCTCAAGGGCCTGGAGTACTTGCACCGGAGACGGAAGATCCACAGGGACATCAAGGCGGGGAACATATTGCTCAATACCGAAGGTCACGCTAAATTGGCTGATTTCGGAGTCGCTGGACAGTTGACG GACACGATGGCAAAACGGAATACAGTTATTGGCACGCCATTCTGGATGGCGCCGGAAGTGATCCAAGAGATCGGCTACGACTGCGTCGCGGACATCTGGTCGCTCGGCATCACGGCCCTGGAGATGGCGGAAGGCAAGCCGCCCTACGGAGACATACACCCGATGAGGGCGATATTTATGATCCCCACTAAACCTCCGCCGTCCTTTAG GGAGCCGGACCAGTGGTCGCCCGAGTTCATCGACTTCGTCAGCCAGTGCCTCATCAAGAATCCCGAGGAGCGAGCCACGGCTGAGTTTCTGTTGGCACACGAGTTTATAG gCAACGCGAAGCAGGCCAGCATCCTGAGCAGCATGATCGCGGAGGCGCGCGAGATCCGCGAGACGCAGGCCTTCCGCGCCGCCACGCAGGCGCCCGCCAAGCCCGCAGCGCCC GGTGGAGACGACTACAGCGAGGCTACGATGAAGGCTCGCTCGTCCAGAGAAGCCACCCTAGTGCCCAGAGACGCGTCGCTGGAACTGGCCGCTGACCTGGGCACTATGGTCATCAACGACCACGACCTTGCAACCATGAAAC gCCACGATACAGACCCCATGGATACAAACAGGCCGAAGTACAGACCGCTGTTCTTGGAGCATTTTGAAAAGAAGGAGGTCAATCACCTCGGCATGGCCGCCACCAACGGCACCCTCACCGGACCTCTCAGGCTGTCGGACGAAGAGAG GGCGGCGCCGGCGGAGGGCGCGCCGCTGCAGCGCGCGCTGCTGGACGACGGGAACTTCGAATTC CTGTCGTTCCTGTCGGAGGGCGAGCTGGAGGCGTGCATGGCGCGCCTGGACGCCGAGATGGAGGCGGAGATCGAGCGCCTGCACCAGCGCTACGAGCGCAAGCGCCGCCCCATCCTCGACGCCATCTCGCTCAAGCGCAAGCGACAGCAGAACTTCTAG
- the LOC124538710 gene encoding serine/threonine-protein kinase 3 isoform X4 has protein sequence MDEEGRLVFWKGGMWEGGAPTLSCNTCKKRRSERMDANERPQGELKKLSEESLTRQPEEVFDIICKLGEGSYGSVYKALHKESGQVLAIKQVPVDTDLQEIIKEISIMQQCDSPYVVKYYGSYFKNTDLWIVMEYCGAGSVSDIMRLRKKTLSEDEIATILCDTLKGLEYLHRRRKIHRDIKAGNILLNTEGHAKLADFGVAGQLTDTMAKRNTVIGTPFWMAPEVIQEIGYDCVADIWSLGITALEMAEGKPPYGDIHPMRAIFMIPTKPPPSFREPDQWSPEFIDFVSQCLIKNPEERATAEFLLAHEFIGNAKQASILSSMIAEAREIRETQAFRAATQAPAKPAAPGGDDYSEATMKARSSREATLVPRDASLELAADLGTMVINDHDLATMKRHDTDPMDTNRPKYRPLFLEHFEKKEVNHLGMAATNGTLTGPLRLSDEERYAAHE, from the exons ATGGACGAGGAGGGTAGGCTCGTGTTTTGGAAGGGTGGCATGTGGGAAGGGGGTGCCCCGACCCTCAGTTGTAATACCTGTAAGAAGAGACGCTCTGAAAGAATGGACGCCAACGAACGCCCTCAGGG CGAGCTAAAGAAACTATCAGAGGAGAGTCTGACGCGGCAGCCTGAAGAGGTCTTTGACATAATCTGCAAACTTGGAGAAGGATCATATGGCAGCGTTTATAAG GCGCTACACAAAGAGAGCGGGCAGGTGCTGGCCATCAAGCAGGTGCCCGTCGACACGGACCTGCAGGAGATCATCAAGGAGATCTCGATCATGCAGCAGTGCGACAGCCCCTACGTCGTCAAATACTATGGCAGTTACTTCAAGAACACGGACTTGTGG ATAGTAATGGAATATTGCGGCGCGGGTTCCGTGTCCGACATAATGCGGCTGCGGAAGAAGACGCTCTCCGAAGACGAGATAGCGACCATCCTGTGCGACACGCTCAAGGGCCTGGAGTACTTGCACCGGAGACGGAAGATCCACAGGGACATCAAGGCGGGGAACATATTGCTCAATACCGAAGGTCACGCTAAATTGGCTGATTTCGGAGTCGCTGGACAGTTGACG GACACGATGGCAAAACGGAATACAGTTATTGGCACGCCATTCTGGATGGCGCCGGAAGTGATCCAAGAGATCGGCTACGACTGCGTCGCGGACATCTGGTCGCTCGGCATCACGGCCCTGGAGATGGCGGAAGGCAAGCCGCCCTACGGAGACATACACCCGATGAGGGCGATATTTATGATCCCCACTAAACCTCCGCCGTCCTTTAG GGAGCCGGACCAGTGGTCGCCCGAGTTCATCGACTTCGTCAGCCAGTGCCTCATCAAGAATCCCGAGGAGCGAGCCACGGCTGAGTTTCTGTTGGCACACGAGTTTATAG gCAACGCGAAGCAGGCCAGCATCCTGAGCAGCATGATCGCGGAGGCGCGCGAGATCCGCGAGACGCAGGCCTTCCGCGCCGCCACGCAGGCGCCCGCCAAGCCCGCAGCGCCC GGTGGAGACGACTACAGCGAGGCTACGATGAAGGCTCGCTCGTCCAGAGAAGCCACCCTAGTGCCCAGAGACGCGTCGCTGGAACTGGCCGCTGACCTGGGCACTATGGTCATCAACGACCACGACCTTGCAACCATGAAAC gCCACGATACAGACCCCATGGATACAAACAGGCCGAAGTACAGACCGCTGTTCTTGGAGCATTTTGAAAAGAAGGAGGTCAATCACCTCGGCATGGCCGCCACCAACGGCACCCTCACCGGACCTCTCAGGCTGTCGGACGAAGAGAGGTACGCCGCACACGAGTAA
- the LOC124538710 gene encoding serine/threonine-protein kinase 3 isoform X3, translated as MTENSSKNELKKLSEESLTRQPEEVFDIICKLGEGSYGSVYKALHKESGQVLAIKQVPVDTDLQEIIKEISIMQQCDSPYVVKYYGSYFKNTDLWIVMEYCGAGSVSDIMRLRKKTLSEDEIATILCDTLKGLEYLHRRRKIHRDIKAGNILLNTEGHAKLADFGVAGQLTDTMAKRNTVIGTPFWMAPEVIQEIGYDCVADIWSLGITALEMAEGKPPYGDIHPMRAIFMIPTKPPPSFREPDQWSPEFIDFVSQCLIKNPEERATAEFLLAHEFIGNAKQASILSSMIAEAREIRETQAFRAATQAPAKPAAPGGDDYSEATMKARSSREATLVPRDASLELAADLGTMVINDHDLATMKRHDTDPMDTNRPKYRPLFLEHFEKKEVNHLGMAATNGTLTGPLRLSDEERAAPAEGAPLQRALLDDGNFEFVSQLHVVTLLALRPPVVPVGGRAGGVHGAPGRRDGGGDRAPAPALRAQAPPHPRRHLAQAQATAELLAATL; from the exons ATGACGGAAAATTCTTCGAAAAA CGAGCTAAAGAAACTATCAGAGGAGAGTCTGACGCGGCAGCCTGAAGAGGTCTTTGACATAATCTGCAAACTTGGAGAAGGATCATATGGCAGCGTTTATAAG GCGCTACACAAAGAGAGCGGGCAGGTGCTGGCCATCAAGCAGGTGCCCGTCGACACGGACCTGCAGGAGATCATCAAGGAGATCTCGATCATGCAGCAGTGCGACAGCCCCTACGTCGTCAAATACTATGGCAGTTACTTCAAGAACACGGACTTGTGG ATAGTAATGGAATATTGCGGCGCGGGTTCCGTGTCCGACATAATGCGGCTGCGGAAGAAGACGCTCTCCGAAGACGAGATAGCGACCATCCTGTGCGACACGCTCAAGGGCCTGGAGTACTTGCACCGGAGACGGAAGATCCACAGGGACATCAAGGCGGGGAACATATTGCTCAATACCGAAGGTCACGCTAAATTGGCTGATTTCGGAGTCGCTGGACAGTTGACG GACACGATGGCAAAACGGAATACAGTTATTGGCACGCCATTCTGGATGGCGCCGGAAGTGATCCAAGAGATCGGCTACGACTGCGTCGCGGACATCTGGTCGCTCGGCATCACGGCCCTGGAGATGGCGGAAGGCAAGCCGCCCTACGGAGACATACACCCGATGAGGGCGATATTTATGATCCCCACTAAACCTCCGCCGTCCTTTAG GGAGCCGGACCAGTGGTCGCCCGAGTTCATCGACTTCGTCAGCCAGTGCCTCATCAAGAATCCCGAGGAGCGAGCCACGGCTGAGTTTCTGTTGGCACACGAGTTTATAG gCAACGCGAAGCAGGCCAGCATCCTGAGCAGCATGATCGCGGAGGCGCGCGAGATCCGCGAGACGCAGGCCTTCCGCGCCGCCACGCAGGCGCCCGCCAAGCCCGCAGCGCCC GGTGGAGACGACTACAGCGAGGCTACGATGAAGGCTCGCTCGTCCAGAGAAGCCACCCTAGTGCCCAGAGACGCGTCGCTGGAACTGGCCGCTGACCTGGGCACTATGGTCATCAACGACCACGACCTTGCAACCATGAAAC gCCACGATACAGACCCCATGGATACAAACAGGCCGAAGTACAGACCGCTGTTCTTGGAGCATTTTGAAAAGAAGGAGGTCAATCACCTCGGCATGGCCGCCACCAACGGCACCCTCACCGGACCTCTCAGGCTGTCGGACGAAGAGAG GGCGGCGCCGGCGGAGGGCGCGCCGCTGCAGCGCGCGCTGCTGGACGACGGGAACTTCGAATTCGTAAGTCAACTGCACGTCGTCACTCTGCTCGCGCTGCGGCCCC CTGTCGTTCCTGTCGGAGGGCGAGCTGGAGGCGTGCATGGCGCGCCTGGACGCCGAGATGGAGGCGGAGATCGAGCGCCTGCACCAGCGCTACGAGCGCAAGCGCCGCCCCATCCTCGACGCCATCTCGCTCAAGCGCAAGCGACAGCAGAACTTCTAGCCGCCACGCTGTGA
- the LOC124529620 gene encoding nodal modulator 1, which translates to MSLKISDLLSLFIVYLVTIISTCYANDILGCGGFVKSHASLDFSKIEIGLYTKEGSLKEKTECAPTNGYYFLPLYEKGEYVLKVHPPAGWSFEPSQVELHIDGETDQCSTGQDINFSFNGFGITGRVITAGQKQGPSGIDIQLVNEKGDVRNTVTTISGDFHFTPVIPGKYVVKATHPKWKIEPSQTVVQVKEGNTALTVGSLIVKGYDVSGSVTSFGSSISGIHVLLYSKNENQKFRVEGCKTALLQGVPDAPICYSVTDAAGEFQFGLVPAGEYKLLAMSNSPGQPLVTYNIKPDVVPFAVLHDSLYIKNAFEVTAFSVRGRALRGAEGAGVAGARVLRGGRAVATCDADGRFTLTGLKPATYTLTFQHEECEWDDVHLVVTSSGPSAPLEAVAARWRVCGQLTPPEPRTLQLRPDLRVQAGDDGKWCAFVPSGEYTVKVEVTEQEQREGLQFFPEWQTVRVRGAAVGGVAFGQVRARVRGRVECGAHCAGLAVTLRPLKPDGGYAGPPRVAPVVDGEYSFEEVVPGGVELSVEEAQLCWEQAAHNAAVTQRLHTAPPFRLRGLALLVSASHALRLHYESADGAERGELAVPAGDSRQCLPPAPRYTLSARGCHRVQPASAAVQLGGADVPRVRFVATAHAAIIDIVSPEPATDVVLQIVRDGRPPEEVPLQPVQRDGGYVYEHTMYLEEGAAAEVRARSAALLFSPRTARVSGGADCARVLSLRAARARVLAGRLQPSVSGVLVTLEGGDVKLTQTTEADGKYSFGPLDADVQYTVRAEKESYAFDEPDENGVIVAHKLAEIAVLLRDRADHAPLEGALVSVSGGAFRRNVASGAEGALRFAALSPAQYYVKPHMKEYRFEPPHAIVGVEDGQEHRVTFEGVRVAWSLRGRVVSLGGAGAARVALRARPAAPAPHCAQQDATASDTGHFRIRGLLPGCVYVVELKESVEPELAGMVLARQPPPFEVKEKDIEDVRLIVVQPNHLTDANVLIRTPNVDHYKTLRLTLALESAPHNPIYSTKLDPIGYNQFNNPGLMYTMPRLPADNKTYVVQIESTLSKVSHSYEEPAFYFNSDGKFRSFDIDFEPKLRSSEQELRHSPLALLALLSLGALYSQRARLAALRPPAAARPRRAPRDRS; encoded by the exons ATGTCTCTTAAAATATCtgatttattaagtttatttatagtatatttagtcaCAATCATATCGACATGTTATGCCAATGATATATTAGGATGTGGTGGTTTTGTGAAAAGCCATGCGAGCTTGGATTTTTCCAAAATAGAGATCGGCTT gtACACGAAGGAAGGTAGCCTTAAAGAGAAAACTGAATGCGCCCCTACTAATGGATATTATTTCTTGCCATTATATGAAAAGGGCGAGTATGTACTAAAGGTGCACCCACCCGCTGGGTGGAGTTTTGAGCCATCACAAGTAGAACTCCATATAGACGGTGAAACAGACCAATGTTCTACTGGTCAGGATATAAATTTCTCATTTAATGGTTTCGGTATAACAGGAAGAGTGATCACCGCAGGACAGAAGCAAGGGCCAAGCGGCATTGATATCCAACTTGTAAATGAGAAAGGAGATGTTAGGAACACTGTCACAACCATTAGTGGTGATTTCCATTTCACACCCGTTATACCTGGAAAATATGTCGTAAAAGCAACACATCCTAA ATGGAAAATTGAGCCTTCTCAGACTGTAGTGCAAGTGAAGGAAGGGAATACAGCTCTGACTGTTGGCTCTTTGATTGTAAAAGGTTATGATGTCTCAGGATCTGTCACATCTTTCGGCAGCTCTATCAGTGGAATCCATGTTCTACTATATTCAAAAAAT gaAAATCAAAAATTCCGAGTGGAAGGTTGTAAGACTGCCCTATTGCAAGGAGTACCAGATGCTCCGATTTGTTACTCAGTAACAGATGCAGCTGGAGAATTCCAATTTGGTCTGGTGCCGGCCGGGGAGTACAAGTTGCTGGCTATGTCCAACTCACCTGGTCAACCTCTTGTCACATACAATATCAAGCCTGATGTGGTGCCCTTTGCTGTGCTTCATGACAGTTTATACATCAAGAATGCTTTTGAa GTGACGGCATTCAGCGTGCGCGGGCGGGCGCTGCGCGGCGCGGAGGGCGCGGGCGTGGCGGGCGCGCGCGTGCTGCGCGGCGGGCGCGCCGTGGCCACCTGCGACGCGGACGGCAGGTTCACTCTCACCGGACTCAAGCCCGCCACCTACACTCTCACCTTCCAGCATG aggAGTGCGAGTGGGACGATGTGCATCTGGTGGTGACGAGCAGCGGGCCGAGCGCTCCGTTGGAGGCGGTGGCGGCGCGCTGGCGCGTGTGCGGACAGCTCACGCCGCCCGAGCCGCGCACGCTGCAGCTGCGGCCAGACCTGCGCGTGCAGgctggcgacgatg GAAAATGGTGTGCATTTGTACCTTCCGGCGAGTACACGGTGAAAGTCGAAGTGACCGAGCAGGAGCAGAGGGAAGGCCTACA GTTCTTCCCCGAGTGGCAGACGGTGCGCGTGCGCGGCGCGGCCGTGGGCGGCGTGGCCTTCGGGCAGGTGCGCGCGCGCGTGCGCGGCCGCGTCGAGTGCGGCGCGCACTGCGCCGGCCTGGCCGTCACGCTGCGCCCGCTCAAGCCCGACGGCGGCTACGCGGGCCCGCCCCGCGTTGCGCCCGTTGTCG ACGGCGAGTACAGCTTCGAGGAGGTCGTGCCGGGCGGCGTGGAGCTGTCGGTGGAGGAGGCGCAGCTGTGCTGGGAGCAGGCGGCGCACAACGCGGCCGTCACGCAGCGCCTGCACACGGCGCCGCCCTTCCGCCTGCGCGGGCTGGCGCTGCTCGTGTCGGCGTCGCACGCGCTGCGGCTGCACTACGAGAGCGCGGACGGCGCCGAGCGCGGCGAGCTCGCCGTGCCGGCGGGCGACAGCCGCCAGTGCCTGCCGCCGGCGCCGCGCTACACGCTGAGCGCGCGCGGCTGCCACCGCGTGCAGCCCGCCAGCGCCGCCGTGCAGCTGGGCGGCGCCGACGTGCCGCGGGTGCGCTTCGTGGCCACGGCGCACGCGGCCATCATCGACATAGTCTCCCCGGAGCCGGCGACCGACGTGGTCCTCCAGATCGTTCGGGACGGCCGACCGCCCGAGGAGGTGCCCCTTCAGCCCGTCCAGCGGGATGGAGGGTATGTGTACGAGCACACCATGTATTTGGAGGAG GGCGCGGCTGCGGAGGTGCGCGCGCGCTCGGCGGCGCTGCTGTTCAGCCCGCGCACTGCGCGCGTGTCGGGCGGCGCGGACTGCGCGCGCGTGCTGTCGCTgcgcgcggcgcgcgcgcgcgtgCTGGCCGGCCGCCTGCAGCCCTCCGTGTCCGGCGTGCTCGTCACGCTCGAGGGCG GTGATGTGAAACTGACTCAGACGACGGAGGCCGATGGCAAGTACAGTTTCGGTCCGCTGGACGCCGACGTTCAGTACACGGTGCGGGCCGAGAAGGAGTCCTACGCCTTCGACGAGCCCGACGAGAACGGAGTCATCGTCGCGCACAAGCTCGCGGAGATCGCCGTGCTGCTGCGGGACCGGGCGGACCACGCGCCGCTCGAG GGCGCGCTGGTGTCGGTGTCGGGCGGCGCGTTCCGGCGCAACGTGGCGTCGGGCGCGGAGGGCGCGCTGCGCTTCGCGGCGCTGTCGCCGGCGCAGTACTACGTGAAGCCGCACATGAAGGAGTACCGCTTCGAGCCGCCGCACGCCATCGTGGGCGTGGAGGACGGCCAGGAGCACCGCGTCACGTTCGAGGGCGTGCGCGTGGCGTGGTCGCTGCGCGGCCGCGTCGTGTCgctgggcggcgcgggcgcggcgcgcgtgGCGCTGCGGGCGCGCCCCGCCGCCCCCGCGCCGCACTGCGCGCAGCAGGACGCCACCGCCTCCGACACGGGACACTTCCG aattcgAGGTCTATTGCCGGGTTGCGTGTACGTGGTGGAGCTGAAGGAGTCGGTGGAGCCGGAACTGGCCGGCATGGTGCTCGCGAGGCAGCCGCCTCCGTTTGAA GTCAAAGAAAAGGATATAGAAGACGTCCGACTTATCGTTGTCCAACCCAATCACTTAACGGATGCGAACGTCTTAATTCGGACTCCGAACGTAGACCACTACAAGACCCTCAGACTGACCCTCGCCCTGGAGTCGGCCCCACACAATCCGATATACTCGACGAAGCTCGACCCGATAGGCTACAACCAGTTCAACAACCCCGGGCTGATGTACACGATGCCGAGGTTGCCGGCGGACAACAAGACTTACGTCGTCCAGATTGAGTCGACACTGTCGAAGGTCAGCCATTCGTACGAGGAGCCGGCGTTCTACTTCAATTCAGACGGGAAGTTCAGATCTTTCGATATCGACTTTGAGCCAAAG CTGCGCTCGTCGGAGCAGGAGCTGCGGCACAGCCCGCTGGCGCTGCTGGCGCTGCTGTCGCTGGGCGCGCTGTACTCGCAGCGCGCGCGCCTGGCCGCGCTGCgcccgcccgccgccgcgcgcccgcgccgcgcgccgcgcgaCCGCTCCTAG